Below is a genomic region from bacterium.
GATGTCGCGTTTTTCCGGTGGGCAACATGTGCTTTATTTGGGATCACAGTTCTGTCTTAACCATTCAGTCTGAGTCCCGTGGATCGAGCTGATCCGGAGCATGTCTTTTCAGTAAGCCTCCAGGTGGAAGCCTCACTGGAAAGGAGGAACAATATGTTCAAGACCAGGATGACGGAGTTGTTGGGCATCGAGTATCCCATTCAGTGCGGGACCATGCATTGGCTCTCTCGAGCCCAGCTGGTGGCTTCTGTGGCCAATGCCGGAGGGTTTGCCTGCCTGCCGGCTGCCAGCTTCCCAACCAAAGGGGAACTCCTGGATGAGATAAAAAAGACCCAGGACCTCACTGACAGGCCCTTTGGCGTAAATGTCTCGCTGTTTCCTGCTCTGACACCCACGGCACCAGAGAAGCTAATCGACACTGTGATAGAGGCCGGAGTCAAGATCTTAGAGACCGCAGGCCGCAACCCAGAGCCTTACAGGGAGAAGATCCTCCAGGGGAAGCTCATTCACATTCACAAGTGTGCCCGTGTGCGAGACGCCGCCAAGGCGAGCCGCCTGGGAGTGGATGCTGTCTCCATAGTGGGCACAGAGTGCGGCGGCCACCCGAGCATGGAGGGGGTCACCACCATGGTCCTGATCCCCAAGGCAGCCGAGGAGGTGAGCGTGCCGCTCATTGCGGGGGGAGGTATATGCGATGGCAAATCCATGGTAGCTGCCTTAGCCTTAGGGGCCGATGGTGTGATCATGGGGACTCGATTCATGGCTACCAAGGAATGCCCGGTGCACGAGCGCCTCAAGGAAAGGCTCATAAACGCCTCGGAGTCCGATACAACTCTGGTAATGATGTCTTTGGGCAACCCTGCCAGGGTGCTACGAAACCAGTGGGCAGAGAAGATCCTGGAGATGGAAGACAAGGGGAGTTCCCTGGGGGAGCTTGAGCCTCTAATCAGCGGACAGGTCACCAGGAGGGGATGGCTCCATGGCACCTTTGAGGAAGGTATTTATCCCTGCGGCCAGGCGGTGGGCCGCATCCATGATATCCCCTCAGTCCCAGAACTGATGAAGAGGATCGTGCAGGAGGCCCTGGAAACCAAAGACAGGCTCCAGCGCATCTTGTCATAAACAGCAATGGTTCCCAAAGCCCGGCTCTATCAAGTGGTGTGAGATGTAAAGGTCATCGCGTCCTAAGGCGAACGGGTTGATAATAACTAAGAGACCATACATGGACAAAGGACGAGGAGCTATTCACAATTGAAACAGTCTTGGCTGATTTTGTGAACTTCTAACCCGGCAGCTTCGGCCACCAAAGTCACCAGATTCGCGATGCGCATCGAATTGGATCTGCACCTTTGATTGGCGTTCTCGAGACTGCTCTCGCAGCGGGGGCAACCGACAGCGAGAATCCTGGCACCTGTTTCATGTGCCTCCTCGATCCTCAGCTTCGCTACCTCCCTGGCCAGATCCGGCCGGTGAACTGCCAGCATCCCCCCCGCCCCGCAACAGTTAGCCATCCTACCGTGGTTCGCCATCTCTTTGAGCCTCCCACCTGAGATGGAGGCAAGAATCCGTCGGGGCGCCTCTAGCTCCTCGCAATACCTGGCCAGGGCACATGGATCGTGGTAGGTAATCGTCTCGGAGAGTGCACGGGTAACCCGGACATTACCAGAGGCAATCCAATTATCCAAGAAGCTCGTGATGTGCCTGACATGAACGCCCCCCAAGTCTCCTCCGAAACGCGCGTTTCGGGTGAGCAGCATCCGGTAGCAATCTCCATCGAGAACGACCACGGTCTTTGCCCCAGAATCGCGAATTGCTTGCGCAATCCGGACTGAGGACATCCGTGCCCCCTCCCGGTCCCCCAGCTGGTAAAAGGGCCATCCGCAGCAGGGCTCCTCGGGAATCACCTGAAACGGTAATGAGGCCATATTAAAGAGCATTCCGGCTGCCACGAGCGCCGTCTGCGACTCCCGCACGGCGCAACCTCCAAAGAGAAGCACCTCGGCCCCAGGGTGGATCTTCACATCGGCCTCTCTGAGGATCCGCGTAGGCTCTTTCCCTGCGCCCCGCGCTGAACGAAGATTATTCAGAAAAAAAGCCACTCCTTCCGGCGCCAATCCCCTTTCGAAGAGCCTGGCGCGGGCATCCAGGATAAGCTCCTCGTGGTCGTACCGGCCCACACACCACGCCTGTATGAGCCCGTCGTTGAGAGTTGTGTACATAATGTCGGCAACTGTATCGTCCCACTCAAGGAGACCCCGATCCAACGCGAACAGAATCGCCCCTCGCCCTCGCGGGGTATAGGACTCCCGCCTCACTATGCTACCCACGCGGTCCGCCACCTGGCACATGGGGCAGAACCTGCATGCCCAGATGGTCTCCTCTCTTTCCTTTTCGCTGAGAAACATGACTCCTAACCTCTGTTTTCTCCCTCTATATCTTTTTGGGAAATCACTTTTCAGTGTCAGGCCCACCTCACCGTCTTGCGAAGCCCAGTTTCCCCGGATTCATGATCCCCTGTGGATCTAGCAGATCCTTTACCCCTTGGAGCACGGTCCAGGCTGGGCCGTAAAGCTCGGGCATCAGCCAGCCCAGTTTGAATCCAATGCCGTGATGATCGTTTAGCACCCCCCCATGGCGAATGGAGGCCCTTGCCGCAGCGCTCCATACGCTGGTGTGAAGCTGAAGGGCTTCGTGGGGGTCCTGAGGTGGCTTGTCGATGATGAACCTATCGTATACCATCACCCCCCATGGAAACCAATGAGAAAAGTGGGCGATATAAGTTGCACCCCACTCCCGGAACCCATCTTCGATCACCCGCTTCTTGGCTACATAGATATCGTATATGCGCTCGTAGGTGGCTGTGGTCTCTACCGTGCCGAACATCTGGGGCAGCATGAGGTTTAAAGGCGGGAAGTAGAAGTCATACCGGTGCTTCCACCAGTGCTCCCCTAGTTCCGGCCCTAGATCCTTTGCGTCCAGCCCTATGCAGATCTCATGAATCATCTCAAGTTCTAAGTCCACAGCCCGCCGGCTACCGTCGGATCCGACGACCATGTAGGAACCCTGCACATCTAGACCCAACACTCTCTTGACAATCCTCTGGGTGGAATTCTCATCGTACAGCCGGATGGTGCATGGCCTGAGTCTGTGAGTCATCATGCGCCTCCCTGCCTCAAGGCCTTTGCGGATGTCGTCGAAGAGATATGCCCTCCAGCGGCGCTCTTCGGGCAATGGATCCAGCCGCATCGTCACCTCTGTGATGATCCCTAGGGTACCCTCCGAACCAACGAAGAGCTGCAGGAGGCCAGGACCGCAGGCGTGGTTGGGCACGGGAAGGGTGCGGATGATCTTTCCCGATGGCAGGACCACCTCCAAGTTTAGCACCATGTCCTCAGCCTTTCCATACTTGGTGGAGAGCGTCCCTGAGCCGCGCGCCGCTATGTACCCTCCCAGGGTCGCCCCGTACTGGGAGGCGGGGTAGTGGGCTAGGGTTAGCCCTTTCTTGTTTACTGCCCACTCAAGTTCCTGGCCGTTCACCCCTGCCTCTGCCACGACCGTGAGGGACTGCTCGTCGATGCGCAGGATTCGGTTCATCTTTTTCATATCGACCACGATTCCCCCATACAGGGGAACCCCACCGCCCTGAGTTCCGGTACCCCCACCATACGGGATGACCGGAATGCGGTGACGGCTGGCCGTCTTTAAAATTCTGGACACCTCCTCGGTAGACTCGGGGAACACAACCCAGTCAGGAAGGGTTGGTCGCAATCCCCTATCCATCCAGATCTGAGGCACTAGGTAGTAATCCAGACTGTAAACCAGCCTCTCAGCCTCTTGGACCGTCACGTCCTCTGGTCCAACAATATCAATCAGTTCGTTTTTTATGAGGTCATAGAGAAGGTTATCTGGCATAGAACCCACCCCGCCGGTAGCCTGTACCGGCTTCATTTTCTTGAAAAGTTGTCCACCGCTACCGCGGCCACGATGATCAAACCGATCACTACTTGTTGCCACTCGTAACCCACCCCGATAATGTTCAATCCGTTGAAAAGCGCACCGATAAGAATGACGCCTAGGATGGTCCCCCCAATGGTCCCTACTCCCCCTCCCAGCCGGGTCCCACCCACAACCACCGCAGCGATAACGTATAAATTGGTGTCATGCATAAGAGCGGGCTGCGCCGAAACCACGCGAGCCATAAGGACTATGCCTCCCATGGCCGCTAAGAGACCTTGCGCCGTATAGGTTATGGTTATGATCCGCTCGTTTCGCAGCCCCGCCAGCTTGGCAGCGTTTGGGTTGCCTCCAACCGCATAGCAGTTGAGACCGAACTCCGTGCGAGATAGTACTAGATGTCCGATAACTGTCACTACAAAAGCTATCACGACGGGAAACGGGATCCCCGCCACGAAACCTACACCGATGAAGTTGAAGGTCGTTGGCAGTCCTATGATAAC
It encodes:
- a CDS encoding nitronate monooxygenase, translated to MFKTRMTELLGIEYPIQCGTMHWLSRAQLVASVANAGGFACLPAASFPTKGELLDEIKKTQDLTDRPFGVNVSLFPALTPTAPEKLIDTVIEAGVKILETAGRNPEPYREKILQGKLIHIHKCARVRDAAKASRLGVDAVSIVGTECGGHPSMEGVTTMVLIPKAAEEVSVPLIAGGGICDGKSMVAALALGADGVIMGTRFMATKECPVHERLKERLINASESDTTLVMMSLGNPARVLRNQWAEKILEMEDKGSSLGELEPLISGQVTRRGWLHGTFEEGIYPCGQAVGRIHDIPSVPELMKRIVQEALETKDRLQRILS
- a CDS encoding (Fe-S)-binding protein, with product MFLSEKEREETIWACRFCPMCQVADRVGSIVRRESYTPRGRGAILFALDRGLLEWDDTVADIMYTTLNDGLIQAWCVGRYDHEELILDARARLFERGLAPEGVAFFLNNLRSARGAGKEPTRILREADVKIHPGAEVLLFGGCAVRESQTALVAAGMLFNMASLPFQVIPEEPCCGWPFYQLGDREGARMSSVRIAQAIRDSGAKTVVVLDGDCYRMLLTRNARFGGDLGGVHVRHITSFLDNWIASGNVRVTRALSETITYHDPCALARYCEELEAPRRILASISGGRLKEMANHGRMANCCGAGGMLAVHRPDLAREVAKLRIEEAHETGARILAVGCPRCESSLENANQRCRSNSMRIANLVTLVAEAAGLEVHKISQDCFNCE
- a CDS encoding FAD-binding oxidoreductase, with the translated sequence MPDNLLYDLIKNELIDIVGPEDVTVQEAERLVYSLDYYLVPQIWMDRGLRPTLPDWVVFPESTEEVSRILKTASRHRIPVIPYGGGTGTQGGGVPLYGGIVVDMKKMNRILRIDEQSLTVVAEAGVNGQELEWAVNKKGLTLAHYPASQYGATLGGYIAARGSGTLSTKYGKAEDMVLNLEVVLPSGKIIRTLPVPNHACGPGLLQLFVGSEGTLGIITEVTMRLDPLPEERRWRAYLFDDIRKGLEAGRRMMTHRLRPCTIRLYDENSTQRIVKRVLGLDVQGSYMVVGSDGSRRAVDLELEMIHEICIGLDAKDLGPELGEHWWKHRYDFYFPPLNLMLPQMFGTVETTATYERIYDIYVAKKRVIEDGFREWGATYIAHFSHWFPWGVMVYDRFIIDKPPQDPHEALQLHTSVWSAAARASIRHGGVLNDHHGIGFKLGWLMPELYGPAWTVLQGVKDLLDPQGIMNPGKLGFARR
- a CDS encoding ABC transporter permease, whose amino-acid sequence is MRDGAITETTGDVKNVMSTVVSRYLMGNIAKSFLLLALVAVFLGMGIVEPRFLTFANLINIARQISIDQIIAVGMTFCMITGGFDLSVGSVGVMSGCLTAIVMLATGSVTLGIMAGLAAGTLAGLVNGLSISKLKVNALVTTLGMMVIARGIALIMTGGDVIIGLPTTFNFIGVGFVAGIPFPVVIAFVVTVIGHLVLSRTEFGLNCYAVGGNPNAAKLAGLRNERIITITYTAQGLLAAMGGIVLMARVVSAQPALMHDTNLYVIAAVVVGGTRLGGGVGTIGGTILGVILIGALFNGLNIIGVGYEWQQVVIGLIIVAAVAVDNFSRK